The window TTGAATCGGGACTCCCGTGTCGAAGCTCCATATAAAAAGGTGAAACGAGAATAAAAGGCGAAGCGAGACGAAAACGGCGTCACCGAGCGACGTCCAGTTACTCCACGACTCGCTTACGTGTGGCCGCAAACGCCGCTGGACGACCTCCAGCGTGCCGAAAAATCGGTTTACGCCAATTTTTCGATGTTTTCGACGATGGCGTCAGCGTACTCGCTGGTGGCGAGTTTCTCGCCGCCTTCGATCTGGCGTTCGAGGTCGTAGGTGACCTTGCCGGAGGAAATCGTCTCCTCGACGGCGTCGCGGACGAGTTGACCGGCGTCCTTCCAGCCCATGTATTCGAGCATGAGACGGCCGGAGAGAATCATCGCGGTTGGGTTGACTTTGTCCTCACCGGCGTATTTCGGCGCGGAACCGTGGACCGGTTCTGCGAGACAGCGGTGCTCGCCGAAGTTCGCACCGGGTGCGATGCCGAGGCCACCGATCTGTGCACCTGCGGCGTCGGACATGTAGTCGCCGTTCAGGTTCATCGTGGCGATGACGTCGTAGTCAGCCGTTCGGGTGAGCAACTGTTGGAGCATGTTGTCGGCGATACGGTCTTTGACGACGAGTTTGTCGTCGGGTTGTTCGCCGTCGTATTTTTCCCACAGTTCGTCTTCCGTGATGGTGATATCGCCGAACTCCTCCTCTGCGAGTTCGTAGCCCCAGTCGCGGAACGCGCCCTCGGTGAACTTCATGATGTTACCCTTGTGGACGAGCGTGACCGAATCACGGTCGTTCTCGAGGGCGTACTCGATCGCTTCGCGGACGAGACGCTTCGTTCCGAACTCCGTAATCGGCTTGATACCGATGCCAACCGGTCCGTCGTGGATGACGCCATCCGCGCCCATCTCGTCCTCGACGAACGCCTTGACTTCCTCGACTTCGTCGGTGCCTGCTTCCCATTCGATACCGGCGTAGACGTCCTCCGTGTTCTCACGGAACGTGACCATGTCCATCGCCTCGGGGTTTTTGACCGGCGACGGGACGCCGTCGAGATGGTATGTCGGTCGAACGTTCGCGTAGAGGTCGAGCGTTTTGCGGAGCGCCACGTTCAGACTGCGGAATCCGGCACCGACAGGCGTCGTGAGCGGTCCTTTGATGGCGACGTTGAACTCCTTGATAGCCTCGACGGTGTCGTCCGGCAGGTTCTCGTCGTACGTTTCGCGGGCGCTGGCGCCAGCGTAGACGCGCATCCAGTTGATTTCGCGTCCCGTCGCTTTCGCCGCAGCGTCGAGCACTTTCTGTGCTGCAGGGCCGACGTCCGTTCCGATTCCATCTCCGTGAATGATCGGGATGATCGGGTTGTCGGGAACTTCCAGTTTACCAGTGTCCTCGTCGACCGTAATCGTGGCCCCATCCTCGGGCACTTCCACCTTGTCGTACTCGTAGCTCATGAACGTTCGAACAGTGTTCCGAGGAGGATAAAAGGCCTACCGTTTCCCCTTCGTATGGGCCTTATACGCCCTTAAAGAGTTGGGTGATTTCGGTGGGTGAAGTTAGCAGTCGTCCGAATCGCCGGAGCGACCGACTCGGTCACGTCAGTATCGTTGTTTCGTCCGCGAATATCGCCATTCGAACGCTCTCCACCGCTCTCGTTGACTCACGAAGTGGCGCAACCAGTATCTGTCCGTGGGTCGTGTACAGGGCATCACCACCTCGTCCGAACTGCCGTTTGACGTGAACTTAAGCCATCCCACGCGAGACCACCCTGCATGAAAGTCATCGTTCACGGCGGTGCTGGCGGCGAACCGGACGAACCGACCTCTCGACAGGCGGTGCTCGACGAAGCGGCAGAAACTGGCGGCAAAGCCGAAACCGTCGTTGACGCGGTCGAAGCAGCGGTTCACGTTCTCGAATCATCACCGAGGTTCAACGCGGGCGTCGGCGGCGCGGTTCAGAGCGACGGCAAGATTCGAACCGACGCCGGAATCATGACGAGCGACCGTGAGACGGGTGCGGTATGTTCGATGCCGAGCGTCGAACATGCCGTCAGCGCGGCCCGAGTCGTGATGGAAGAGACGCCACACGTTCTCGTCAGCGGGGAACACGCGGTTTCCCTCGCGGCGGATTTCGGCGTGGAAACCGAAATCAACCTCTGGACCGAAAAGAGCGAGAAGCGATGGGAGGAGTACGATGCCCCCGATGGCGCGCCGAGTGAACACCTCGAATGGCTCCACGAGAAGTTCGGCGGAGCGGACACGGTCGGCGCAGTCGCCTCCGACGGCGACGAGTTCGCCGCCGCAACCTCGACGGGTGGGCGCTGGCTTGCACTCGCAGGGCGGGTCGGCGACGTTCCGCAAATCGGTAGTGGCTTCTACGCGGCACCGGCCGGTGCGGCCAGTTCCACGGGTGCGGGCGAAGATATCGCAAAGTCGACGCTTACCCGGCGAGCGGTTCGTCACCTCGAATCGGGCTTCGGCGCACAGGAGGCCGCAGACCGCGCCATCGAGGAGTTCGCCGAACTCACCGGATCGAGTGCTGGTGTCATCGTCCTCGACCGGGACGGAAACACTGGAAGCACGTTCAACAGCGACGCGATGCAGACTGCGGTAAACAAGTCGTGAGATGGGAGACGAGGAGTCGGCTCGGAGTCATTCCGGTCCAAAACGTCGCGGAACGAACTGACGCTCGGGATGGAGTGTTCGATTCCGTAAGTCCAGATGTGGAGCCGATCGATAGTCGTGTCCTGTGACAGGGCAGTCCTCTGCCGTCATCCCCACGTTTACCAACGTACCCACCATTAGACTGGCAACTACGAGCGGTGTCACTGCGAATACGGTACCCTTCTGCAGATACGAACAGTCAGATCAATCGTGAGGAACAGATGTCGAGAAGCCGACTCATGTATCCGCCCATATGCGATTTTTGTATTACGAATGATAGCATGGCGGTACAGTTGTTCGTAGCCGGATCCGAAGCCTCCCTCTGTAACGCAAACTCTTTCCGGCGTTCGGGCGAACCACGTTTTATGAGCGACCAGTCAATCGACCTCTCGGCGGAGAAGTACGAAAAGCATCGGGAGGCCGGTGAAATCCTCGCGCAGGTTCGCACGGAAACTGCAGAGCGCGTCGAAGTAGGTGCAAGCCATCTGGAAGTCGCGGAATACGCCGAAGATCGAATCCGTGAACTCGGCGGGAAACCGGCATTTCCGGTCAACATCAGCATCAACGAGGAAGCGGCCCACGCGACGCCGAGCATCGGCGACGAGAGCACGTTCGGTGAGGACATGGTCAACCTCGATATCGGGGTTCAGATAGACGGATGGCTCGCCGACACCGCGATCACGGTGGACCTCTCCGGACACGACGATCTCGCAGAAGCGAGCGAAGAGGCCTTGAACGCTGCGCTCGAAGTCGTCGAACCCGGCGTCGAGACGGGAGCGATCGGTGCAGAAATCGAGTCCGTTATCGACGGCTACGGCTACAATCCCGTCGTCAATCTCTCGGGCCACGGACTGGCCCACTACGAACAGCACACGGAACCGAACATCCCGAACCGCGCCGTCTCACAGGGCATCGAACTGCAAGTCGGTGATGTCGTGGCCATCGAACCGTTCGCCACCGACGGGAGTGGAAAAGTGAGGGAAGGTGCAGAGGAGGAGATCTTCTCCCTCGAGCGCGAAGCGTCAGTTCGTGACCGAAGCGCTCGAAAAGCGCTCGACCAGATCACGGAGGAGTTCCGAACGCTTCCGTTCGCAACCCGCTGGTTGGACAGTTCCCGCCCGGATATGGCACTGCGCCGCCTGAAAATGAAAAACATCGTCCACGGTTATCCAGTGCTCAAAGAGGAGGACGGCTTCCTCGTCAGTCAGAAAGAACACTCGGTCATCGTCACTGAGGATGGCTGTGAAGTGTTCACGAAGTAACGACTCCGGATCGTCATCCGTCGTGTAGTGACGACACGGTAACTCGTGTCGGACGATAACGAGAACAGCAGACAGGTCCGCCGAACGATTAGGCGTTGTTCATTCGCTGGCTCTTCTCTTCACCGCACGTCTGACATTGGGTGATTCGGTACGGTTCGCGCGAAAACTCGGCATTTTCGCGTTTCTTGCTTTCGGTTCGAATTTGGACAGATACCTCGTGAGAGGTTTCGCGCCCACAGTTGTCGCACAGTTCGACCATTGCCTGGAACCCCTGATTTTTCGTTGCCATGGTGACTTCCTGCTCAGTCCATACAACCGCTGATACGAGCATAAAAACCCCTCTCTGTTGGGGGACGTTCGAACCGTTTTTTCCGGTTCAGTCTTGCAATTTCGGCATATAGAACATCGAGAGCGTCCCATTTCGTTTATCGAGGCCTGTGAGACGTTAATGAGGGTGGAACGCTCTACAACAGCCGAATACTTTATATACTGGTTCAGGGATTGAGACCGAACAGGGTAGACCGGAGAAAAACGAGTACTGGGATGATCTCGAGCCGACCGACCCACATATTCAGGACGAGCATTCCTTCACCGAAGGGAGACATTGACGGTCCGACAATTCCAGTCGAGAGGCCGACATTGCCTTGCGCACTCGCAACCTCGAAGAGTGCGTCAGCGTAACTGGCTCCGGGGGCGACGTTCGAGAGGAGGACACTCCCCGTTATGAGCAGGATAATCCAGAGCATACTGACGATGGCGGCCTCGCTGAACTCTTCGTACATCTGATTTCGGTCGAGTGCACGTCCGTTGATTCGGGTGTTGATGACTGCGGAAGCCGGGAGGAACACCCGTGAGAACTCCCACTGGATACCCTTGCTTATCATGTACCCTCGAATGATTTTGATACCACCAACCGTGCTCCCCGCCGCCCCGCCGAGCACCATCGCCCCGCTGACGATGAGTTTCCCGCCTGCGCTCCACGCGCCGATATCCGACGACTGGAACCCCGTACAGGTGAGAGCGCTGACGAACTGAAACGTGGAATCGCGTGCCGCATCCCCCGCGAGCGCGGACAAGCCGACGTTTTGAACGCCGATCCACCCTGTCTGGGTGAACGCGCTGCTCGCAATCGGGAGCGAAATGATGTTCTGAACCGACAGCACGAAACTCCCGACGACGAAGAGGATGAACAGCCAACGAGTCTGAAGGTCGGAGAACAGTTCGCCGAAGTCCCGGTCGTGGAGCATCACGTAATGGATCGGAAACGCGATTGCACCGAGCGCCATGATGGGAAGAAGGACACCTTCGACGAGCGGCGAATGGTACGATTCGATGGAGTTGTCCGTCACACTGAATCCACCGGTCGAAAGGGCCGTCATCGCGTGATTCAACGACTGCCAGAAGGTTTCGAACAGGCTCTGCTGCGGTTCACTCCACCAAATAGCGCCGAACAACACGACGACGGCGATGATCGTGTACAGGAGGAAAATCCGCCACACCGTCTGCACCGTGTGGATGATGCTCGGATGAATCCTCTCTTCGCGCGTTTCCGCCCGGTAGAGAGCATAACTACCGCTCCCAGGACGAGCAAGAATCGCAGTCGTGAGGACGATGACACCCACACCGCCGACCCACTGGATGAGCGAGCGCCACCACTGGACGGCGCGCGGGAGCGACGGTTCGTGAACTGCCATCGTCAGACCGCTCCCGGTCCACCCGGACATGCTCTCGAACAGCGCGTGGAGAGGGTTTCCGTAGTACGCGAGACTGGAAAACGTCATCGCGCCGTCGATTCGGATCGCTTGATAATCGGCACCGATGGGGACATAGGTGTTCATTACCGGAACGGGAGTCAGATGTGCGGAGAGGAAAAGCGGAACCGCCCCGAAAATGGCGGTCGCGAACCAGCCCCCGGCGGCGATGACCATACCATGTTTCATCACCGGGTTCGGCGCGTCTTCGAACAGCCTTCGGGCAGTACCGCCCGCCGCCGCCGTGATTCCCCCCGCAATGAGAAACGCGAGGGCTACGTAAAACTCCCCGAACGCCAGTGCAAGGGCGACGGTAATCGCCATCAGTGCCGCCTGCATCAACACGAGTGCGCCGATATCTCGCAGGATCACAGCGAGATCAGCCGGAACCCCAGAAATCGTCGGGTGTCGCGGCATATCAGTCGTGGTCCTCGTAGTGGCCGAAAATGTCGGTCACGTCCGGCGTTGCACCGACTTCGGAGAAGACGGTTATGAGGTCATCGCCCTCGATCGTCGTGTTCCCACGAGGAGTGATGACGTCATTGTCACGCTCGATGGCGACCACCAACATCCCTTCGTCGAACAGTCCATCGTCCGCCGCCGCTGAGAGAGTGAGACCCGCGATTGGGGCGTACGAATCGACCGTGATTTCGAACACTTCGGCCGTTTCGCCGACCTTCATGTAATCCTTGATGGACGGGCGTTTCACGGCTCGATACAGATACTCCGCGATGAGTCGCTGGGGGTTCTCGATGACGTTTACCCCGATTTGGCGGAAGATGTTCATGTGTTCGGGGTTGTGAACGACGGACACCAGGGATGGTACGTCCATCTCTTGTCCCAACAGGCAGACCATGATGTTCGTCGCGTCCTGGTCTGTCGTGCTGATGAGGGCGTCCGCCCGGTCCGCACCGGCCTCTTCCAGCGTGTCGATGATCGTCGCATCGTCGTGGAGGACGAGACAGTCGAATTCCATCGATGCGCGTTCGGCGCGCGCCTGGTCTTTCTCGATAACCACCACGTCGTTGCTATTCTGCGTCGCAATGCTGATGAGTTGCGAGCCGATGTCGCCCGCACCGACGATGATGAGATACATTCGTTGTTCCCCTCTCCGAAGCCAGCATTTGAAAAGATACTGTTGTCGAACTGGTCAGTGTCGCCCACGTCCACGATCGTGAAACGATACGGGTAGGTCGTAGTTTCGTCACGGTTATGAAGCCATTAAACACGATGTATCCGCAGTTTCCGAGGGGTTGAGCCGAAGGTGTGTCGTGTCGAGCTGTAACTCATAAAACCGAGAATCACGTTGTCTTCTCGAACTACCGATAGGAGATGTCACTAAGTAATATGCCATGGCGAAAATTTCTGGGGCCACTATCGGCATGCACTACGTGTAAATCGAGTTCCAAATTCGACCCACGATACGGGCGTCGGCGAGCAGATGGGAGTCGAGTGGGAACGGAGGGGAAAACAACCCTCAATGGTGGCGACGCGATGGGAGGCCGAATCGAGTACGAGACTGAAAACATAAAACACTCGAAACGCGATTACTTCCCATGCAGCAAGTGTTCGCGCCGTGGCGAATCGAATGGGTCGAGCGCGACGACAGCGACGTCGAAATCGAGGGGTGCGTGTTCTGTGAACTCCCAAATCGTGGCGCGGACCGGGAGTTTCTCGTCGTGGCACGAAACGCCCACGCCGTCGTGATGTTGAACAACTATCCCTATAATCCGGGGCACGTGATGGTCATTCCCGACCAGCACACGGCGGACTATCGCGAGCTGACGGACAAATCGTTGCTCGGGCACGCGAGGTTGAAACAGCGAACGTTCGACGCACTAGAAACCGCCCTCTCCCCGGACGGGTTCAACGCCGGGTTAAATATCGGTGAGGGAAGCGGTGGATCCATCGACCACCTCCACACGCACATCGTTCCGCGGTGGCAGGGAGATACGAACTTCATGCCCGTCCTTTCCGATACGAAGGTCATCGTGGAAGCGCTGGAGGACACCTACGAACGGGTTCACGACGCGTTTGCGGAACAAGACGGTGCGACGGTACCCGACCCGGATACCGCAGTCTCGTTCGAGTAGAACGAAACGAAATTCGGACGAGGAGTGAACTTCGCCGATATAGCCATAGGCGACCCGACCCAATGCAGGCGTGATGGACCGGTCCACCGCCGTCCGAACTGCGGGAGTCGTCGTCCTGGCGGCGAACCTCCTGTTGGCAGTCGCCAAGGGCCTCGTCTGGTTACAGACCGGGAGCCTCGCGGTCGGTTCCGAAGCGGTCAACAGCCTCTCGGACGCGGTGTATAGCGTCGTCGTCCTCGCGGGACTGTATCTAACGACTCGACCGCCGGATTTCGACCACCCACACGGACACGAGCGAATCGAACCGTTCGTCTCCCTGCTCGTCGCTCTCGGCGTGTTCGCGGCTGGTGGGTTGATCCTCTGGCGTTCGGCCACATCCCTCATTTCGGGAGACATCTCGACGACGATGAGCCCCCTCGCAGTCGGCGTTCTGGTGGGAACGGGAGCCATCAAGTACGGCCTCTTCCAATACTGTCTTCGAATCGGTAACGATGCCAACTCGCCAGCAGTAGAAGCGATCGCTCTGGACAACCGCAACGACATACTCACCGCTGGCGCGGCACTTATCGGAGTTCTCGGTGCGCGAATTGGGATTCCCGAACTCGACCCACTGGCAGCGGGCGTCGTCTCGTTCGGCATTCTGTACACCGGATGGGAAATCGTCGAGAGCAACGTGGACTACCTCGTGGGGCGTGCC of the Haladaptatus caseinilyticus genome contains:
- a CDS encoding isoaspartyl peptidase/L-asparaginase family protein, yielding MKVIVHGGAGGEPDEPTSRQAVLDEAAETGGKAETVVDAVEAAVHVLESSPRFNAGVGGAVQSDGKIRTDAGIMTSDRETGAVCSMPSVEHAVSAARVVMEETPHVLVSGEHAVSLAADFGVETEINLWTEKSEKRWEEYDAPDGAPSEHLEWLHEKFGGADTVGAVASDGDEFAAATSTGGRWLALAGRVGDVPQIGSGFYAAPAGAASSTGAGEDIAKSTLTRRAVRHLESGFGAQEAADRAIEEFAELTGSSAGVIVLDRDGNTGSTFNSDAMQTAVNKS
- the map gene encoding type II methionyl aminopeptidase, with the translated sequence MSDQSIDLSAEKYEKHREAGEILAQVRTETAERVEVGASHLEVAEYAEDRIRELGGKPAFPVNISINEEAAHATPSIGDESTFGEDMVNLDIGVQIDGWLADTAITVDLSGHDDLAEASEEALNAALEVVEPGVETGAIGAEIESVIDGYGYNPVVNLSGHGLAHYEQHTEPNIPNRAVSQGIELQVGDVVAIEPFATDGSGKVREGAEEEIFSLEREASVRDRSARKALDQITEEFRTLPFATRWLDSSRPDMALRRLKMKNIVHGYPVLKEEDGFLVSQKEHSVIVTEDGCEVFTK
- a CDS encoding DUF7835 family putative zinc beta-ribbon protein, producing the protein MATKNQGFQAMVELCDNCGRETSHEVSVQIRTESKKRENAEFSREPYRITQCQTCGEEKSQRMNNA
- a CDS encoding HIT family protein yields the protein MQQVFAPWRIEWVERDDSDVEIEGCVFCELPNRGADREFLVVARNAHAVVMLNNYPYNPGHVMVIPDQHTADYRELTDKSLLGHARLKQRTFDALETALSPDGFNAGLNIGEGSGGSIDHLHTHIVPRWQGDTNFMPVLSDTKVIVEALEDTYERVHDAFAEQDGATVPDPDTAVSFE
- a CDS encoding potassium channel family protein, which gives rise to MYLIIVGAGDIGSQLISIATQNSNDVVVIEKDQARAERASMEFDCLVLHDDATIIDTLEEAGADRADALISTTDQDATNIMVCLLGQEMDVPSLVSVVHNPEHMNIFRQIGVNVIENPQRLIAEYLYRAVKRPSIKDYMKVGETAEVFEITVDSYAPIAGLTLSAAADDGLFDEGMLVVAIERDNDVITPRGNTTIEGDDLITVFSEVGATPDVTDIFGHYEDHD
- the icd gene encoding isocitrate dehydrogenase (NADP(+)): MSYEYDKVEVPEDGATITVDEDTGKLEVPDNPIIPIIHGDGIGTDVGPAAQKVLDAAAKATGREINWMRVYAGASARETYDENLPDDTVEAIKEFNVAIKGPLTTPVGAGFRSLNVALRKTLDLYANVRPTYHLDGVPSPVKNPEAMDMVTFRENTEDVYAGIEWEAGTDEVEEVKAFVEDEMGADGVIHDGPVGIGIKPITEFGTKRLVREAIEYALENDRDSVTLVHKGNIMKFTEGAFRDWGYELAEEEFGDITITEDELWEKYDGEQPDDKLVVKDRIADNMLQQLLTRTADYDVIATMNLNGDYMSDAAGAQIGGLGIAPGANFGEHRCLAEPVHGSAPKYAGEDKVNPTAMILSGRLMLEYMGWKDAGQLVRDAVEETISSGKVTYDLERQIEGGEKLATSEYADAIVENIEKLA
- a CDS encoding cation diffusion facilitator family transporter — encoded protein: MDRSTAVRTAGVVVLAANLLLAVAKGLVWLQTGSLAVGSEAVNSLSDAVYSVVVLAGLYLTTRPPDFDHPHGHERIEPFVSLLVALGVFAAGGLILWRSATSLISGDISTTMSPLAVGVLVGTGAIKYGLFQYCLRIGNDANSPAVEAIALDNRNDILTAGAALIGVLGARIGIPELDPLAAGVVSFGILYTGWEIVESNVDYLVGRAPSEDLRAKIVQRALSHPEVEGVHDVVAHYVGPEIDVSMHVEVEGDRTLIEAHNIETEVMESVRAIPEVDDVFVHVDPKELGEWKADDEADRLAETHTRDGDDN
- a CDS encoding TrkH family potassium uptake protein yields the protein MPRHPTISGVPADLAVILRDIGALVLMQAALMAITVALALAFGEFYVALAFLIAGGITAAAGGTARRLFEDAPNPVMKHGMVIAAGGWFATAIFGAVPLFLSAHLTPVPVMNTYVPIGADYQAIRIDGAMTFSSLAYYGNPLHALFESMSGWTGSGLTMAVHEPSLPRAVQWWRSLIQWVGGVGVIVLTTAILARPGSGSYALYRAETREERIHPSIIHTVQTVWRIFLLYTIIAVVVLFGAIWWSEPQQSLFETFWQSLNHAMTALSTGGFSVTDNSIESYHSPLVEGVLLPIMALGAIAFPIHYVMLHDRDFGELFSDLQTRWLFILFVVGSFVLSVQNIISLPIASSAFTQTGWIGVQNVGLSALAGDAARDSTFQFVSALTCTGFQSSDIGAWSAGGKLIVSGAMVLGGAAGSTVGGIKIIRGYMISKGIQWEFSRVFLPASAVINTRINGRALDRNQMYEEFSEAAIVSMLWIILLITGSVLLSNVAPGASYADALFEVASAQGNVGLSTGIVGPSMSPFGEGMLVLNMWVGRLEIIPVLVFLRSTLFGLNP